From Plasmodium relictum strain SGS1 genome assembly, chromosome: 8, the proteins below share one genomic window:
- a CDS encoding zinc finger protein, putative: protein MGRKKRKNIELKPFCYYCDREFDDEKILIQHQKAKHFKCLQCNRKLDIANGLVVHMLQVHKTNLKVVPNALPKRNDPEIIIRGMNGVPPEIIEENLNKLKQKLGDKNIKRQQRVNWAQVAMAPTMEQFLQQAQTGNFTFPGFNSPILPPSNLLSNSTDLQKKNIPPAPLYLPNNNINMMQTSLSTNIYSSNNQQNPAIPNIPLHIPSNIPPNNINPSAPTGIPPNIPPPIPPNVSQKYSQNMHLSGSFLSPNLPTNISQTHPMCAPPGISPPIPPSIPPTMSPIMPPSVPLTIPPAAPPTSPPTSPPTAPPTSPPTSPPTAPPTAPPTMPPSVPLAMPPTVPPSNDTLATTTNLSSNTNNGKGLIISPGVNTNNNVNKANGMQHNVPSNEGMNHQIMNNNNSSIINNIQIYKQNSSEISPNYNNNTNFLGNTQKSEANNSVKEINRNLNIDLKIEENNKLNKENEQKSEDKEEENKDSEYIYDNSISTTIKLSIPPPNPPPFPPTGDLKLNYNETVIFFFFFFFYSISLINELPKYVLIKLFSSFFYI from the coding sequence atggGAAGAAAAAAAcgtaaaaatatagaattaaAACCTTTTTGCTATTATTGTGATAGGGAATTTGACGATGAAAAAATTCTTATTCAACATCAAAAGGCAAAGCATTTTAAATGTTTACAGTGTAATAGAAAATTAGATATAGCTAATGGTTTAGTTGTACATATGTTGCAAGTTCATAAAACTAATTTAAAAGTAGTACCTAATGCATTACCAAAAAGGAATGATCCTGAAATTATTATAAGAGGAATGAATGGAGTACCTCCTGAAATTAttgaagaaaatttaaataagttAAAGCAAAAACTAggagataaaaatattaaaagacaACAACGAGTTAATTGGGCACAAGTTGCCATGGCACCTACAATGGAGCAATTTTTGCAGCAAGCTCAAACAGGGAACTTTACATTTCCAGGATTTAATTCACCTATATTACCACCGAGTAATTTATTATCTAATTCTACagatttacaaaaaaaaaatataccaCCTGCACCTTTATATTTacctaataataatataaatatgatgCAAACATCATTAAGTACCAATATATATTCTTCTAATAATCAACAAAACCCGGCAATACCCAACATTCCTCTTCACATACCTTCAAATATACCTcctaataatataaatccATCAGCTCCAACAGGGATTCCGCCTAATATTCCTCCACCAATCCCACCTAATGTTTCTCAAAAATATTCACAAAATATGCATTTATCAGGATCTTTTCTTTCACCAAATTTGCCAACAAATATATCCCAAACTCATCCGATGTGTGCGCCTCCAGGTATATCTCCACCTATTCCTCCATCCATACCACCAACAATGTCTCCGATTATGCCACCATCTGTGCCTCTTACAATTCCTCCTGCAGCTCCTCCTACATCTCCTCCTACATCTCCTCCTACAGCTCCTCCTACATCTCCTCCTACATCTCCTCCTACAGCTCCTCCTACAGCTCCTCCTACAATGCCTCCTTCAGTTCCCCTTGCAATGCCTCCCACAGTTCCACCATCTAATGATACATTAGCAACGACAACAAATTTATCTTCAAATACAAATAATGGAAAGGGACTAATAATTTCTCCTGGTGTTAATACAAACAATAATGTTAATAAAGCTAATGGAATGCAACATAATGTGCCTTCTAATGAAGGCATGAATCATCAGATAATGAATAATAACAATAGTAGTATCATAAATAATATTCAAATTTATAAGCAAAATTCATCGGAAATATCTCCAAATTATAATAACAATACAAATTTTCTTGGTAATACTCAAAAAAGTGAAGCAAACAATTCagtaaaagaaattaatcGAAACTTAAATATTGATctaaaaatagaagaaaataataaactaAATAAGGAAAATGAACAGAAGTCAGAAGATAAAGAAGAGGAAAATAAAGATtcagaatatatatatgataactCCATATCAACAACTATAAAATTATCTATTCCTCCACCTAATCCCCCACCATTTCCTCCAACAGGagatttaaaattaaattacaaTGAAAcggtaatttttttttttttcttctttttttatagtatttCTCTTATAAATGAACTTCCTAAATATGTTTTGATCAAATTattttcctcttttttttatatatag